The window TATATTCTGTTACTTTTTCTGCTAATCCTTGTGCTTTTTTAAAATCTTCTTCCCATAATTCATCATTTGCATACATTGATTCTAAATCCCATTTGTATTTTGCATCTATTTCTTCTCTTTCTAATATTCCGTTTTTTTCATCACCCATACTATCCCCTCCTATTTTAGTCTACTAGTATATTTTACACCATTTGCTATAAATAATCTATTCCGATATTTTATTTAAAACATCTATCATCAAATCTCTGGCTATAGGAGCTGCACTTTTCCCGCCAGTTGAACCTTCATTTTCTAATACCACACTTATAGCTACTTTAGGATTATCTGCCGGTGCAAAACCTATAAACCAAGCATGAGTCTTGCCCGAAGCATTTTCAGCAGTACCTGTTTTCCCTGCTACTCTCACATTTTTTATACCAGCACCTTTGCCAGTACCCCTTTTTACAACTTCCACCATCATGTTTTTTACTTCATTTGCTGTAAAACCATCTGTAGCACGAGAAATTATTTCTGTATAATTAGTTTTTATCACACTCCCATCAGGAGATATAATCTCTTTTACTAAAATAGGCTTCACCATATCTCCCCCATTTGCAATAGCAGAAGCTACCATAGCCATATTTAAAGGAGTCACAAGAACCTTTCCTTGTCCGATACTCGCAGCTGCAATATCCGTTTTCCCTATATTTTCTCTATAAGGAGATATAGATTTACTCACTGGTAAATCAAAAGGCACACTCTTATTTAACATAAACTTTTCTGATACTTCTCCCATTTTCTCTTTTCCCACTTGAAGACCCATATTTGCAAAATATGAATTACAAGATTTGACTAGTGCCTCTTCTAAATTTAAATTTCCATGAGCTTTTCCACCATAATCTTTTAAAACATATCCATCAATTTTAGTTGAACCAGTGCAATTGTAATTTCTATCTATATTAGAACTTTCTAAACTAGCTACAGCAGTTATAACTTTAAAAGTAGAACCTGGAGCATATAATCCATTGGTAGCCCTGTTTAAAAAAGGACTATCTGGATCCTCTACTATAGTCTTCCAATCTTCTCTCAAAGTGCTAGGATTAAAATTGGGCTGACTGACCATAGCATATATCTCCCCTGTTTTAGGATTCATAACAACTATTGAACCTTTTTTCCCTTTTAAAAAGCTATTAGCCTTCTCCTGTAATCCATGATCTATTGTCAATTTCAGTGTGTTTCCTTCACTATTAGGATCTATAATCTTTTTTAACTCATTTAAAGTTGTATTTTCCTTTAAATTTAAAAGTTCATTGTTATAGCTTGCTTCCAATCCAGCTTTTCCATATTCTCTATAGCTATATCCAATTATATGTCCATAAAGACTTCCATAATTGTAATATCTTTTAGACGATTCCTCAGTTTTTTCACTATACGCCAATATCTTGCCATTTCTATCAAGTATCATACCACGTAAAATATTTTCCTCATCTATCCACAATCTCTTGTTATAGCTATTGCTTTTTATGGATGAAGCTGTAAACACTTGAAAATAGCTCAAATAAACTATTAGCCCTACAAAGAGAATACATACAACTGTAAAAACTCTTATCATCCTCTTAAGTTCTTTGTTCATTTTCTTCCTCCTCTTCCCTATCTAGCTCTTCAGAAGCTACCTGCAAAATCCCTAGAGCGATAAAGCTAGCAATCATAGAACTACCTCCATAACTTATAAAGGGAAGTGTAATCCCCGTTAAAGGTATCATTTTAATAACACCACCAAATATAATAAAAGCTTGAAATCCGAACATTGCACTTATTCCGAATGCAACAATCCTGAAAAATAAATTTTCTTGACTAAAAGCAATTTTAAATCCTCTATATACAAGAATTAAAAACAGCATCATGACAGCAATACCTGCAAATATTCCCATTTCTTCACAAATAGCTGAAAAAATAAAATCCGTATGAACTGCTGGTATAAAATCTGGATGCCCAAGTCCCACTCCAGTCCCAAAAAATCCTCCACTAGCTATGGCAAACAGGGATTGAGTTATCTGATATCCTTTGTTGTCTATATACTTCCAAGGATCTATCCAAGTCTCAACTCTTATCTTTACATGATCAAATATAAAAAAGCTTGCAAAAGCTCCTACAAAAGCTAACAACACATTATATAATATAAGTTTTCTATCCTCTTCATACACATACTGTATACTCAAAAATATCAAATAAAATACTGCGGCTGCTCCCAAATCCTTCTGGAGAAACAAAAATCCAATAAATCCATATACTACAAGAAGTAATTTGTATCCTCCCTTTTTATCTAAATTGTACTCTTTCTGATTTGTATAATAAGAAGCAATAAAAAATATAAATAATAATTTTATGATCTCAGAAGGTTGAAAACTAAACCTACCTATTTTAATCCAGTTTTTAGCACCACCAATTCTTTTCCCAAAAATTAATGTAAAAACAAACAATACCATAGAAGCTATAATATAGAACTTCAACCATTTGTCCCAGTCTTTTACATTTTTTACAATAGCATAAGCCATAAAAAAGGCCACAATTCCTGCACTTACCCAAACTACTTGTTTAGCTCCCAAGCTAGGATCTATCCTGTAAATCATGATTATTCCAAGGGTAATAAGCATAGTGACAATCAAAAAAATATAGTGATCTCCAGGAGATATTTTTAACAAAATAAAATTAGATATATATATGATGAATACAAGACTAACCCCTGTGATGAGAGTAAATTTATCTGGATTTTCTGCATTATGGATAAATAAAAGAAATATGGCCATTAAATCTACTAGGACAAGAAGATTTCTTGGAACTCTGTAACTAATCAATTTTTTATTCATTTTTTCAACTCCTTACCTCCTATTTACAAACAAAAACTCTATTTGTCCCAATCTAATACTGTCTCCATTTTCGAGTCTCACAGCATCCATGACCCTGTCCCCATTTATGAATGTACCATTGGCACTGTTTAAATCTTCAAGATAAAAGTCCCCTTCGTCTTCAACTATTCGCATATGTTGCTTTGATATATATGGATCTTTTATAGCTATATTGTTTTGATTGCTTCTACCTATAGTCACATCTTTATCAATAGGATAGACCTCTTTTATCTTAAATGGAAGGGTATCTTTTTGATTTATAAGTTTTAAATAAGTACTTTTACTATATGTGTTTAGTCCCATTCCCTTTATATCTAAATATATTAGTCTTATGATACTAAACATAAAAAAGTAAATAATAAATATAAATAAATATTTAAATGCTAGTGATATTACATTGTACATAATAATATTTACCTCCAAAAAAATTTTCTCTTTTAATCAATGTTATCATATTATTTTTACAAAGTGAATAAAGTATTTTAAATTCTATAAAAATCTGATAAAATGAGTATATACATGATGCTAAGGAGGTTTTTAGATGGCAAGAAAAATATATCGTTCTTCTACTGACAAAGTAATATCTGGCGTATGTGGCGGATTGGGTGAATATTTCAATGTAGATCCCTCCATCATAAGAATTTTTTGGTTAATGTTATCCATAGCAACAAGTGGAACTGGTATTCTAGCATATATCATATGTGCATTAGTAATCCCTGAAGGTAGCAACACCACCATTTATTATGATGAAAATGACAAAAGTTATAAAAACAGTGCATTATTTGTGGGCATAGTTTTAATAATAATAGGTGCATCTCTTTTAATCAAAAAGATATGGCCTTGGTTCAATGTAAAATGGTTCAACTTCAGTAAATATTGGCCTATACTATTGATAATTGCCGGAATCTACGTAATATATAATCAAAAAAAGAAGAAATAATATTAAAGTCTTGATTTTATTGAAAATCAAGACTTCTTTTCTTTTTAAGCATTTTTTACGAATAAATGGAAACAATATTTTAAAAGGATGAAAGGAGAGTAAAATATGAGAATTCCTAGGCATATAGGAGTAATACCTGATGGCAATAGACGATGGGCTATTGAAAATGGGATGACCAAAGAAATGGGATATAACAAAGGTTTAGACCCTGGATTAAAACTCTTTAAACTTTGTGAAAAAGAAGGAATAGAAGAAATAACTTATTATGGATTTACTGTTGACAATACAAAAAGACCAAAAGTTCAGAGATTAGCCTTCACTGAAGCCTGTATAGAAGCTGTAAAAATGCTTGCTAAAGAAAATGCTTCTTTATTAGTTGTGGGCAATACAAGCTCTCCAATGTTTCCTAAAGAGCTTATACCCTACACTTTAAGAAGGCGTGATTTTGGAAATGGAGGATTAAAAGTAAACTTTTTAGTAAACTATGGTTGGGAATGGGATTTAAAAAACTATTTTTTTGAAAAATATAATGTGGAAAATCCACTCGATTTAATATATTCTAGAGACATCTCCAGAGTTGATTTAATAATAAGATGGGGTGGAAGAAGAAGACTCAGTGGATTTTTGCCTTTGCAATCAGTCTATTCTGATTTTTATGTAATTGATGATTATTGGCCAGACTTTAAGCCAGAACATTTTTACAATGCACTAGATTGGTATGATAAACAAGATGTAACTTTGGGAGGGTGATATCCCTCTTTTTTGTTGCCTATTGTTTGATAAAATGCTAAAATTAAAGCACTACTAAATAAGGAGAGATACTTATGAAAGACTATAGCGTATTTGATATTTTAGGCCCTGTAATGATAGGTCCATCCAGTTCTCACACCGCTGGTGCAGCCAGACTTGGAAAAGTTGCAAGAGAAATTGTAGGAAGCAATTTTAGTAGTGTGTGCTTTTATCTTCATGGTTCTTTTGCAAAAACTTATAAAGGTCATGGAACTGATAGGGCTCTAGTAGCAGGTGTGTTGGGAATGGACCCCTCTGATGAGAGAATCAAATATTCCATTCAAATAGCTGAAGAAAAAGGTATAAAAATAGAATTTATAGAAACAGACCTAGGGTATGCTCATCCAAATACTGTAAAGATTGTATTCGAAAACAAATATGGAGATACTTTCTATGTAATAGGCTCGTCCATCGGTGGAGGAAGCATTTTAATAACAGATATTGATGGAAATAAAGTAGAATTTACTGGTGATTTACCAACTTTACTTTTAAAATATAAAGATAAAAAAGGAACTATTAGTAAAATTAGCACTATATTATCTTCAAATGACATAAATATTGCCACTATGAAAGTTACTAGAGAAAGAGACATTGCTACTATGGTAGTGGAAACCGATACTTTAGCAAATAAAGATATAATTGAAGAAATATCTAAAAACAAAGAAATTTTTTATATAAAAGCAATAAATCCTATAGATAAGAGGTGATAATTTTGTATAATCATGGTGAAGATTTAATTCAAATTTGCAATGAAAAAAATAAAAAAATATATGAAATAGTTTTAGAAAAGGAAAGTAATATCACAGGAAAATCTGCTGATGAAATCAGAAAGGAAATGAATGAAAACTTAAAGGTAATGATGGAATCTTCTAAACATGCACTAAACAATGATGTTGTTTCTGTAAGTGGGCTAATAGGTGGCGAAGCAAAAAAAGTTATAGAATATAAAAATAGCAATGAAACAATCTGTGGAAATACTATCAATGAAGCTATGGCAATGGCTCTTTCTACATCTGAAGTAAATGCTTCTATGGGTAAAATAGTTGCAGCACCTACTGCAGGTGCATCTGGAATTCTTCCAAGTGCTCTTTTTACTGCTAAAGAAAAATTTAATTTAAGTGATGATGACATGATAAATGGACTATTTACGGCTGCGGGAATAGGTGAAATAGTCGCAAAAAATGCCACTATTTCAGGTGCCTATGGAGGATGTCAAGCAGAATGTGGGGTAGCCGCTGCTATGGCTGCTGCAGCAATAGTTGAAATGCTTGGCGGAAGTCCTGAAACCTGTCTACATGCTTCTAGCATTTCTCTTATAAATATAATGGGCCTTGTATGTGACCCTATAGCTGGATTGGTAGAATTTCCTTGTGCCTTTAGAAATGCTTCTGGTGTTGTAAATGCCCTTATTTCTGCAGATTTGGCTCTAGCAGGAATTAAAAGTTTAGTACCTTTCGACGAAGTAGTAGAAGCTATGTATAGAGTAGGTAAATCTCTACCTGATACATTGAAAGAAACAGCATTAGGAGGATTGGCCGCTACTCCAACTGGTGAGAATTTTAAAGGGAGGATTTTATGACAAACTTATCTTTTTATGAAATTCATTCAAACATCACCGAAAATTTACAAAACGATATGAATATACAAAATAAATCTAGTATCATTAAATACCTAAATACTGACAAGTTTAAAACAAATTTAAATAACATTTTAATACAAAAAAACTTCAGCCCAAATGCTCTTATTCACATACTCATTGATTATTTCAATGAGTATTCTAATATGACAGAAAATGAGTGGCTTAAATATATATATGAATGGATACTTTCAAAGTCATTCCCTGAAAAAAATTCAAAGAGCTTCAACAAAAAATTAGATTCTCTTGTATATATTTATATAAACTTACTAAATACTTTTTCAAAATTTGAAATCTCATCAAATCTTAATTGCTTTTTATATAAATATCCTATTACTTTTCTGACTAAAGAAGAAGAATTGAGTATCAAAAATAAAGATGAGTATTTAAAATTTAAAAACCTT is drawn from Sporanaerobacter acetigenes DSM 13106 and contains these coding sequences:
- a CDS encoding PspC domain-containing protein yields the protein MARKIYRSSTDKVISGVCGGLGEYFNVDPSIIRIFWLMLSIATSGTGILAYIICALVIPEGSNTTIYYDENDKSYKNSALFVGIVLIIIGASLLIKKIWPWFNVKWFNFSKYWPILLIIAGIYVIYNQKKKK
- a CDS encoding peptidoglycan D,D-transpeptidase FtsI family protein, with amino-acid sequence MNKELKRMIRVFTVVCILFVGLIVYLSYFQVFTASSIKSNSYNKRLWIDEENILRGMILDRNGKILAYSEKTEESSKRYYNYGSLYGHIIGYSYREYGKAGLEASYNNELLNLKENTTLNELKKIIDPNSEGNTLKLTIDHGLQEKANSFLKGKKGSIVVMNPKTGEIYAMVSQPNFNPSTLREDWKTIVEDPDSPFLNRATNGLYAPGSTFKVITAVASLESSNIDRNYNCTGSTKIDGYVLKDYGGKAHGNLNLEEALVKSCNSYFANMGLQVGKEKMGEVSEKFMLNKSVPFDLPVSKSISPYRENIGKTDIAAASIGQGKVLVTPLNMAMVASAIANGGDMVKPILVKEIISPDGSVIKTNYTEIISRATDGFTANEVKNMMVEVVKRGTGKGAGIKNVRVAGKTGTAENASGKTHAWFIGFAPADNPKVAISVVLENEGSTGGKSAAPIARDLMIDVLNKISE
- a CDS encoding undecaprenyl diphosphate synthase family protein; the protein is MRIPRHIGVIPDGNRRWAIENGMTKEMGYNKGLDPGLKLFKLCEKEGIEEITYYGFTVDNTKRPKVQRLAFTEACIEAVKMLAKENASLLVVGNTSSPMFPKELIPYTLRRRDFGNGGLKVNFLVNYGWEWDLKNYFFEKYNVENPLDLIYSRDISRVDLIIRWGGRRRLSGFLPLQSVYSDFYVIDDYWPDFKPEHFYNALDWYDKQDVTLGG
- the sdaAB gene encoding L-serine ammonia-lyase, iron-sulfur-dependent subunit beta translates to MKDYSVFDILGPVMIGPSSSHTAGAARLGKVAREIVGSNFSSVCFYLHGSFAKTYKGHGTDRALVAGVLGMDPSDERIKYSIQIAEEKGIKIEFIETDLGYAHPNTVKIVFENKYGDTFYVIGSSIGGGSILITDIDGNKVEFTGDLPTLLLKYKDKKGTISKISTILSSNDINIATMKVTRERDIATMVVETDTLANKDIIEEISKNKEIFYIKAINPIDKR
- the sdaAA gene encoding L-serine ammonia-lyase, iron-sulfur-dependent, subunit alpha, yielding MYNHGEDLIQICNEKNKKIYEIVLEKESNITGKSADEIRKEMNENLKVMMESSKHALNNDVVSVSGLIGGEAKKVIEYKNSNETICGNTINEAMAMALSTSEVNASMGKIVAAPTAGASGILPSALFTAKEKFNLSDDDMINGLFTAAGIGEIVAKNATISGAYGGCQAECGVAAAMAAAAIVEMLGGSPETCLHASSISLINIMGLVCDPIAGLVEFPCAFRNASGVVNALISADLALAGIKSLVPFDEVVEAMYRVGKSLPDTLKETALGGLAATPTGENFKGRIL
- a CDS encoding FHA domain-containing protein, translated to MYNVISLAFKYLFIFIIYFFMFSIIRLIYLDIKGMGLNTYSKSTYLKLINQKDTLPFKIKEVYPIDKDVTIGRSNQNNIAIKDPYISKQHMRIVEDEGDFYLEDLNSANGTFINGDRVMDAVRLENGDSIRLGQIEFLFVNRR
- a CDS encoding FtsW/RodA/SpoVE family cell cycle protein, which encodes MNKKLISYRVPRNLLVLVDLMAIFLLFIHNAENPDKFTLITGVSLVFIIYISNFILLKISPGDHYIFLIVTMLITLGIIMIYRIDPSLGAKQVVWVSAGIVAFFMAYAIVKNVKDWDKWLKFYIIASMVLFVFTLIFGKRIGGAKNWIKIGRFSFQPSEIIKLLFIFFIASYYTNQKEYNLDKKGGYKLLLVVYGFIGFLFLQKDLGAAAVFYLIFLSIQYVYEEDRKLILYNVLLAFVGAFASFFIFDHVKIRVETWIDPWKYIDNKGYQITQSLFAIASGGFFGTGVGLGHPDFIPAVHTDFIFSAICEEMGIFAGIAVMMLFLILVYRGFKIAFSQENLFFRIVAFGISAMFGFQAFIIFGGVIKMIPLTGITLPFISYGGSSMIASFIALGILQVASEELDREEEEENEQRT